A single window of Leptolyngbya ohadii IS1 DNA harbors:
- a CDS encoding chlorophyll a/b-binding protein, with protein sequence MVSPSQSTITPNLPEPKFGFNGYAERLNGRAAMIGFVATIAIEYLTGQGLLSWLGLL encoded by the coding sequence ATGGTTTCTCCCTCTCAATCCACAATTACGCCCAATCTACCGGAACCGAAATTTGGCTTCAACGGTTACGCAGAGCGCCTCAATGGTCGAGCCGCTATGATTGGTTTTGTGGCAACGATCGCGATCGAATACTTGACCGGACAGGGTTTACTTTCGTGGCTAGGACTTCTGTAG
- a CDS encoding ArsB/NhaD family transporter has translation MENWQAWVAGATFLSVILLVMTEWIHLTVAAFLGALLLVFANVMTLTEAIEYVGGSYSTLALFFGVMVLVRAFEPTKIFDYLATQMVILAKGQGKRLLLGIVAITTPICAVLPNATTVMLLAPLIPPMAEEVGVDFVPLLILMVFVANSAGLLTIVGDPATFIVGDAINLSFMDYLMRLSLGGALAIVTLVLIIPFLFAPIWNKRLTDLEHLPHPKVNHPRVLALGGIIVAAVLTFFVVGELLPIRVSPAASALLGAALALLLAHQSKIDTVHNILRDVDWSTLLFFMSIFVLIGGLEKTGIIGSLSGLLAVILGQNILLGSLVLLLFVGLISSVVPNIPLVVAMVPLLKQYVVSVGLVGTEVLSPGFEGQFPAEVLPLFYAMMYGATLGGNGTLVGASSNIVAAGIAEQHGKRISFQTFLRYGIPVMLMQLLIAAIYIVGRFFLWR, from the coding sequence ATGGAAAATTGGCAGGCGTGGGTCGCAGGGGCGACATTTTTGAGCGTGATCTTGCTCGTCATGACCGAGTGGATTCACCTGACGGTGGCAGCTTTTTTGGGGGCACTGCTGCTGGTCTTTGCCAACGTTATGACCCTGACAGAGGCGATCGAATATGTTGGCGGCAGCTATTCCACACTGGCACTCTTTTTTGGGGTCATGGTGCTGGTTCGTGCCTTTGAACCTACCAAAATCTTCGATTATCTGGCGACCCAGATGGTAATTCTGGCGAAGGGGCAGGGAAAACGGCTGCTGCTGGGAATTGTGGCGATTACCACCCCCATCTGTGCCGTACTGCCCAACGCAACGACCGTGATGCTGCTGGCTCCGCTAATTCCGCCAATGGCAGAGGAGGTTGGGGTTGATTTTGTGCCGCTGCTAATTCTGATGGTGTTTGTGGCAAATAGTGCCGGACTGCTGACTATTGTGGGCGATCCGGCAACCTTTATTGTGGGGGATGCCATCAATCTCAGCTTTATGGACTACCTGATGCGGCTGAGTTTGGGAGGGGCGCTGGCGATCGTCACCCTTGTTCTGATAATTCCCTTCCTGTTCGCTCCCATATGGAACAAACGGCTAACTGACCTGGAACACCTGCCCCATCCTAAGGTGAACCACCCGCGTGTACTGGCGCTGGGGGGAATCATCGTCGCTGCGGTGCTGACCTTTTTCGTCGTCGGCGAACTTCTCCCCATTCGCGTTTCTCCCGCTGCCTCTGCCCTGCTGGGAGCTGCCCTTGCGCTTCTGCTGGCACACCAGAGCAAAATCGACACCGTTCACAACATCCTGCGGGACGTGGACTGGAGTACGCTGCTGTTTTTTATGAGTATCTTCGTCCTGATTGGCGGACTGGAAAAAACGGGTATTATCGGCAGTTTGTCGGGGTTGCTTGCCGTTATTCTGGGACAAAACATTCTGCTGGGTTCTCTGGTGCTGCTGCTTTTTGTGGGACTGATTTCCAGCGTTGTACCAAATATTCCCCTCGTCGTAGCAATGGTGCCGCTCCTAAAGCAGTATGTTGTGAGTGTGGGACTGGTGGGTACCGAAGTCCTGAGTCCTGGCTTTGAGGGACAGTTCCCGGCGGAGGTACTGCCCCTGTTCTACGCCATGATGTACGGTGCAACTCTGGGCGGTAATGGAACGCTGGTGGGCGCATCGTCAAACATTGTGGCAGCCGGAATTGCCGAACAGCACGGCAAGCGCATTTCGTTTCAAACCTTTTTGCGCTACGGGATTCCGGTGATGCTGATGCAGCTGCTTATCGCTGCCATCTATATAGTAGGGAGATTTTTTCTGTGGCGATAG
- a CDS encoding N,N-dimethylformamidase beta subunit family domain-containing protein — protein MDVISFCGALATVQAAEPVPNPTVAENRRPGTTDWQLSRPGLHHEIEGYASRTSVNRGESIAFYVNTPDPEYKIELFRMGWYGGKGARRMGEPILRSSVSQPLPAIDPLTGIIECNWQDPYWLTIPTDAKSGWISGVYLAKLTANRSQKQSYIIFVVRQDDRPSDYLFQSSVTTFQAYNNWGGKSLYRWNSRGGQALKVSFNRPYAPSPNPAAAYGVGAGEFLTNVQPHRRVFSAGWEYNMVRWLEREGYDITYATDIDTHANPNLLRSHRVFLSVGHDEYWSWEMRQNVEAARDAGVSLGFFSSNTCYWQIRLEPGIYGFNRFMPDRTIVAYKEWASLDPVMRDRVETNDRRITTQWRDRRVNRPEAELLGVMYDVDPVLGDITIAPTAPDWILASTNLKPGSRLAGLLGYEVDRISSASPSGIKTIAHSPFHWRRQTRFSDMTMYETKTAAVFATGSMQWSWGLDDFNAPTLRSSYLSQAAQQMTRNVLAHLKAAARQQAQGL, from the coding sequence GTGGATGTAATTAGTTTTTGCGGAGCTTTAGCAACCGTTCAGGCAGCGGAGCCAGTACCCAACCCAACCGTTGCAGAAAATAGGCGACCCGGCACAACCGATTGGCAGCTTTCCCGACCTGGACTGCACCATGAAATTGAAGGCTATGCTTCCCGAACCAGCGTAAATCGGGGAGAGTCGATCGCCTTCTACGTAAATACTCCTGATCCGGAGTATAAGATTGAGCTGTTTCGGATGGGCTGGTATGGTGGCAAGGGAGCCAGACGCATGGGTGAGCCGATTCTGCGATCGAGCGTTTCTCAACCGCTTCCTGCGATCGATCCGCTGACGGGAATCATTGAGTGCAACTGGCAAGATCCTTACTGGTTAACAATTCCAACGGATGCGAAATCGGGCTGGATCAGCGGCGTGTATCTGGCAAAGCTGACCGCCAACCGCAGCCAGAAACAGAGCTATATCATTTTTGTGGTGCGGCAGGACGATCGCCCCTCGGACTATTTGTTTCAGTCCAGCGTCACGACCTTTCAGGCGTATAACAACTGGGGCGGAAAATCGCTCTACCGCTGGAATAGTCGGGGCGGACAGGCATTGAAAGTATCGTTCAACCGTCCCTACGCACCCAGTCCTAATCCAGCAGCGGCGTATGGTGTGGGAGCAGGTGAGTTTTTAACCAATGTGCAGCCCCATCGCCGGGTTTTCAGTGCGGGATGGGAGTACAACATGGTGCGCTGGCTGGAACGGGAAGGCTATGACATCACCTACGCCACAGATATCGATACCCATGCCAATCCCAACTTACTGCGATCGCATCGAGTCTTTCTCTCGGTGGGACATGATGAATACTGGTCGTGGGAAATGCGGCAAAATGTGGAAGCTGCCAGAGATGCAGGCGTGAGTCTGGGCTTTTTTTCGTCTAATACCTGCTACTGGCAAATCCGTTTGGAGCCGGGAATTTATGGATTTAACCGCTTCATGCCGGATCGGACGATCGTGGCATATAAGGAATGGGCAAGCCTTGATCCAGTCATGCGTGACCGCGTGGAAACCAACGATCGGCGAATCACCACTCAATGGCGCGATCGGCGAGTGAACCGTCCCGAAGCTGAATTACTGGGCGTGATGTACGATGTCGATCCGGTGCTGGGGGATATCACGATCGCCCCAACTGCACCCGACTGGATTCTTGCCAGCACGAACCTGAAGCCCGGAAGCCGTTTGGCAGGACTGTTAGGCTACGAGGTCGATCGCATTTCCTCTGCGAGTCCCAGCGGCATTAAGACGATTGCCCATTCGCCCTTTCACTGGCGTCGCCAAACCCGTTTCTCGGACATGACGATGTATGAGACGAAAACTGCTGCCGTCTTCGCCACCGGATCGATGCAGTGGAGCTGGGGACTGGATGACTTTAACGCGCCCACTTTGCGATCGTCCTATCTGAGTCAAGCTGCTCAACAGATGACCCGCAACGTACTGGCACATTTGAAAGCAGCAGCCAGGCAGCAGGCACAAGGTTTATAG
- the cobM gene encoding precorrin-4 C(11)-methyltransferase, protein MTIQFDLRPASDPSEDLPAIAPAVYIVGAGPGDPELLTLKAYRLLNQADVILFADSLVPTPVLQMVRSDAEVIRTANKTLEDILPVMIDRVRSGKSVVRLHSGDPSLYGAVHEQMQALAAAEVPFEVIPGISAFQLAAAKLKVELTVPGLVQTIILTRISGRTQVPATEELSSLAAHQASLCLYLSARHVREAQDKLMQHYPADTPVAICFRLGWADEQIWITPLSQMAAVTEEKDLIRTTMYVISPALKSIASKETDGADGNEGDLYRSRLYNPEHNHLFRPR, encoded by the coding sequence ATGACGATTCAATTTGACCTGCGCCCTGCTTCAGATCCATCTGAGGATCTGCCCGCGATCGCACCAGCGGTTTACATAGTGGGAGCAGGACCAGGCGACCCCGAGCTTTTGACGCTGAAGGCATATCGATTGCTGAACCAGGCAGATGTAATTCTGTTTGCCGATTCCCTGGTGCCAACGCCCGTTCTGCAAATGGTGCGCTCTGATGCGGAGGTGATTCGCACCGCCAACAAAACCCTGGAGGACATTCTGCCCGTGATGATCGATCGGGTGCGATCGGGCAAATCAGTCGTGCGCCTCCACTCTGGCGATCCGAGCCTCTATGGTGCGGTACATGAACAAATGCAGGCACTTGCCGCCGCCGAAGTTCCCTTTGAGGTGATTCCCGGAATTAGCGCGTTTCAGCTTGCTGCCGCCAAACTCAAAGTCGAACTCACCGTGCCGGGACTGGTACAGACGATTATTTTGACGCGCATCAGCGGACGCACCCAGGTTCCCGCCACCGAAGAACTTTCTTCCCTTGCCGCCCACCAAGCCAGCCTGTGCCTTTACCTGAGTGCCCGCCACGTCCGCGAAGCACAGGACAAACTGATGCAGCACTATCCGGCAGATACGCCCGTCGCCATCTGCTTTCGCCTGGGCTGGGCAGACGAGCAGATCTGGATTACGCCCCTCAGCCAAATGGCAGCCGTGACCGAGGAGAAAGACCTGATCCGCACGACGATGTACGTGATCAGCCCAGCTTTAAAGTCGATCGCTTCCAAGGAAACGGATGGAGCGGATGGAAACGAAGGGGATTTGTATCGATCGCGCCTCTACAACCCGGAACACAATCATCTGTTTCGCCCCCGATAA
- a CDS encoding M20 family metallopeptidase, whose product MLSRIKDIADRLAPRLIEIRRHLHSHPELSGQEYQTAAYVAGVLSSCGLHVQELVGKTGVVGHLNGDSTDSRLLGIRADMDALPIQERTGLEFASHQPGIMHACGHDVHTTVGLGTAMILSQLGTLPGTIRFLFQPAEETAQGASWMIRDGVMEDIDAVLATHVFPTIPGGSIGIRYGALTAAADDLEITILGESGHGARPHEAIDAVWIASQVITSLQQAISRTQNPLRPVVLTIGQINGGRAPNVIADQVRLLGTVRSLHPETSAMLPEWIEGIVSNVCQTYGAKYEMNYRRGVPSVQNDPYLTKIVEDAAQEAWGSDRVQLLMEPSLGAEDFSLYLNHAPGTMFRLGVGFRDRPNYPLHHPQFHVDESSIITGVVTMAYAAYKYWHE is encoded by the coding sequence TTAGCCGGATAAAAGACATTGCCGATCGCCTCGCTCCCCGATTGATTGAGATTCGTCGGCATCTGCACAGCCACCCGGAGCTAAGTGGGCAGGAATATCAGACAGCAGCCTATGTGGCAGGGGTTTTGTCCTCCTGTGGGCTGCACGTTCAGGAACTCGTGGGCAAAACGGGGGTAGTAGGACACCTCAACGGCGACAGCACCGATTCGCGGCTGTTAGGTATTCGGGCGGATATGGACGCGCTGCCGATTCAGGAGCGGACTGGACTTGAATTTGCCTCCCATCAGCCGGGAATTATGCATGCCTGCGGGCACGATGTGCATACCACGGTTGGACTGGGTACGGCGATGATTTTATCTCAGTTGGGAACCCTCCCCGGCACAATTCGCTTTTTGTTTCAGCCCGCCGAAGAAACCGCCCAGGGCGCAAGCTGGATGATCCGCGATGGCGTGATGGAGGATATTGACGCCGTTCTGGCGACCCATGTGTTTCCCACGATTCCCGGTGGATCGATCGGCATCCGCTATGGGGCACTGACAGCAGCAGCAGACGATCTGGAAATTACAATTCTGGGAGAGTCAGGGCATGGGGCACGTCCTCACGAAGCGATCGACGCAGTTTGGATTGCTTCCCAGGTGATTACCAGCCTCCAGCAGGCAATTAGCCGTACCCAAAATCCCCTGCGCCCCGTAGTTCTCACGATCGGGCAAATCAACGGCGGACGGGCACCCAACGTCATTGCGGATCAGGTGCGGCTGCTGGGAACGGTGCGATCGCTCCATCCCGAAACCAGTGCCATGCTGCCAGAGTGGATCGAGGGCATTGTGTCAAATGTTTGCCAGACCTACGGCGCGAAGTACGAAATGAACTATCGGCGGGGCGTGCCCTCCGTCCAGAACGATCCCTACCTGACTAAGATTGTCGAGGATGCGGCGCAGGAAGCCTGGGGGAGCGATCGGGTGCAGCTGCTGATGGAGCCATCCTTAGGCGCAGAGGATTTTTCGCTGTATCTGAATCACGCGCCGGGAACGATGTTTCGCTTAGGGGTCGGCTTTCGCGATCGCCCCAACTATCCGCTGCATCACCCGCAGTTTCACGTCGATGAGAGTTCGATTATTACGGGCGTGGTGACGATGGCGTATGCGGCTTACAAGTATTGGCATGAGTGA
- the nuoB gene encoding NADH-quinone oxidoreductase subunit NuoB yields MTNPSRSGQPGDLPTDLPPTDLIVNPATYPSVTTQLSENVILTTVDDLYNWARLSSLWPLLYGTACCFIEFAALIGSRFDFDRYGLIPRASPRQADLIILAGTLTMKMAQPTLRLYEQMPDPKYVIAMGACMITGGMFSADSPSTIRGADKILPIDVYIPGCPPRPEAIMDAIIKLRKKISAESLQQRGYKGQTHRYYTTSHKMKPIPEIHDGNYLRSETRNKPPEQIASALGTEFPPALQTQVFRDNERIRSEERNLQEPEVKGTSDTF; encoded by the coding sequence ATGACCAATCCGTCTCGATCGGGTCAACCGGGCGACCTCCCTACTGACCTGCCCCCCACTGACCTGATTGTTAATCCCGCGACCTATCCCAGCGTCACCACTCAGTTGTCAGAGAACGTGATTTTGACGACGGTGGATGATCTGTACAACTGGGCGCGACTGTCCAGCCTCTGGCCCCTGCTGTATGGAACTGCCTGCTGTTTTATTGAATTTGCTGCGCTGATCGGATCTCGGTTTGACTTCGATCGCTACGGGCTGATTCCGAGGGCATCTCCGCGTCAGGCAGACCTGATCATCCTGGCAGGCACGCTCACCATGAAGATGGCACAGCCAACCCTGCGCCTGTATGAGCAGATGCCCGACCCCAAATACGTGATCGCGATGGGAGCCTGCATGATTACGGGTGGCATGTTCAGTGCAGATTCGCCCAGCACGATTCGCGGAGCGGATAAAATTCTGCCGATCGATGTCTACATTCCCGGTTGCCCGCCCCGTCCGGAGGCAATCATGGATGCCATCATCAAACTGCGGAAAAAGATTTCGGCGGAGTCCTTGCAGCAGCGTGGCTATAAGGGACAAACCCATCGTTACTATACAACGAGCCACAAAATGAAGCCAATTCCGGAAATTCATGACGGCAACTACCTGCGGTCTGAAACGCGAAACAAGCCACCAGAACAAATCGCGTCAGCCCTCGGCACCGAATTTCCGCCTGCTCTCCAAACCCAGGTATTTCGCGACAATGAGCGAATTCGCAGCGAGGAGCGCAATTTGCAGGAGCCAGAAGTGAAGGGAACCTCAGATACTTTTTAG
- the lgt gene encoding prolipoprotein diacylglyceryl transferase encodes MVGPLPIRWYGLLIASAVLIGVTLSTYLAKKRGVNPDLISDLAIWLVVAAIPSARLYYVAFEWDKYANNPAEALAIWHGGIAIHGAIIGGAIAALIFAKLNKVPFWQLADLVAPSLILGQAIGRWGNFFNSEAFGRPTDLPWKLYIPLAQRPPGYTQFEYFHPTFLYESLWNLGVFAILMVLFFRGLRGKPALKLGTLFLTYLMCYSLGRFWIEGLRMDSLMLGPLRIAQVVSLVGVAIGAIGLLWLYGLNRFLPDVVSSEEAEASAQSSSERSDKTQV; translated from the coding sequence ATGGTTGGACCCCTGCCGATCCGCTGGTACGGATTGCTGATTGCCTCTGCTGTCCTGATCGGGGTAACGCTATCGACCTATCTGGCAAAGAAACGGGGTGTCAATCCTGACTTGATTAGCGATTTAGCGATCTGGCTGGTGGTGGCAGCGATTCCATCGGCGCGGCTCTACTATGTGGCATTTGAGTGGGACAAGTACGCCAACAATCCAGCGGAGGCTCTGGCGATCTGGCACGGCGGCATTGCGATTCACGGTGCCATTATTGGGGGGGCGATCGCAGCGCTAATTTTTGCCAAGCTAAATAAGGTTCCCTTCTGGCAGCTGGCGGATCTGGTGGCTCCTTCCCTGATTCTGGGACAGGCGATCGGGCGATGGGGAAATTTCTTTAACTCCGAAGCCTTTGGACGACCAACGGATTTGCCCTGGAAGCTCTACATTCCTCTGGCGCAGCGTCCTCCCGGCTACACCCAGTTTGAATATTTCCATCCGACGTTTCTTTACGAATCGCTGTGGAATTTGGGCGTATTCGCCATCCTGATGGTGCTGTTTTTCCGGGGACTGCGCGGCAAGCCTGCGCTAAAGCTGGGAACTCTGTTTCTCACTTATCTGATGTGCTACAGCCTGGGGCGCTTCTGGATTGAGGGGCTGCGAATGGATAGCCTGATGCTGGGTCCGCTGCGAATTGCCCAGGTGGTGAGTCTGGTGGGCGTGGCGATCGGGGCGATCGGCTTACTGTGGCTCTATGGGCTAAATCGGTTTTTGCCGGATGTGGTGTCGAGCGAGGAAGCAGAGGCATCTGCCCAATCTAGCTCCGAACGATCCGACAAGACCCAGGTATAA